A genome region from Nitrospirota bacterium includes the following:
- a CDS encoding IS3 family transposase, which translates to TRAEARADIFDYIERWHNPRQRRRLDQQQQGEQLLTQPSVEMG; encoded by the coding sequence AAACGAGAGCCGAGGCGAGAGCGGATATCTTTGATTACATCGAGCGCTGGCACAATCCCCGGCAGCGGCGGAGACTCGATCAACAGCAACAGGGGGAGCAACTCTTAACTCAACCGTCCGTGGAAATGGGGTAG